The nucleotide sequence CTTGAAGTTTATCTATCGCACGTTGAACATAAGGTAGTGAAGCATTGGGCCCAGCACTCACGCTTCCCCCATAATGTTCGTCGTATCCCATCATCACGATATAATCCACTCGTCTACCAAGTGCAGTATAATCGAAGGCGTCTGTCCAATCGGTTCCAAGATCAGGAGATACATCAATAGATAGTATTGCATCCACAGCATGGAGCTTTTCCGCTAGTATTGATATGAATGTCGTCAAGTTATCCCGATCCTTAGGCTCTACATTTTCAAAATCAATATTAAGTCCATCTAGCCCGTATTTGTTCACAATGGCTAATAATTGATTAATTGCTACATGACTAGCCGTTGTATTGGACAGCAATTGATGGGTAGCTTCTTGATCGGAACGGTTACCCACCATCGCCCAGATTCGCTTGTCATTCTTCTTCGCCCATGTAACGAGTGAGAGATCCGTCGAATCTGATACACTGCCCGTCCCCCCTACAAAGTACCAGCGCGGAGACAATGTATTTACATTTGATTGTTGAATATTACTCTCAAATTCTGCTACCGTTTGGCCATACTGCCACCCCAGAACAATCCGTTCTTGGGACTCTTCAACCATCTCAGTGGGCCAGCTGTCAGTGTGCACCACTCGATAGATGAGCATAGCTGCTTCTTGTCTTGTTATCGGATCAGATGGACGGAAGTTGCCCGTGCCATCTCCTTTCATTAATCCCAGCTTATTGACCACAGTCACTGCTGCATTTGCCCAATTGGCAATCTGACTTCCATCCTTAAAGGTCGAATGCGTACTGGCCACAGAAGCCGCTTGCTTCAACGCTCTTACGATGAATACCGCTGCTTCCTGTCTAGTGACAGCCTTCAGTGGAGCAAACGTCGTCGCCGAGGTGCCACTCGCCAATTGTAGCTGTACAGCCGCTTGGATCCAGCCGTAATACCACGCGCTCTGAGCTAAATCCGTATAGGGAGTTACTGGACTTATCACTGGTTCGAGGGATAACAAGCGATCTAGCAAAGTAATAAATTCAGCTCTCGTAATGGAATCAACAGGCGAATAGGTTGTGAGGGATGTACCCGTAATAATACCTCTATTATATAAATCTATAATTTCATTCCGGGCATAGCTCGTACTTATATCATTAAATGGGAGCTTTCTATCCGCCGAAACAGTCTGATACGAAATAATAGCTGCACTAATGATCGCGACTGTAGCGGTGGCTACTCTTACTAGTGTGCCTTTCACGGAAATCCTCCTCATGTTCTAATCCTTGAATTGTATCAAGGAACATATAGGAGTTCATGAATTAAATATTGGTAGATTAAAAAAAAGACACCCGCTTAAGGTGTCTTTCCTTATTCAGTCGCATCCCTATCGGCAGGTTCAATGCGCTTCTTATGCATAATCTCATCGAATAGTTGGGACCAACTCGTAATACACGGAAGCTCTAAGTGACGATTGTAGGACTGACTCTTGGCATATAATTGTATAGGAAGATGACCCAAAGTCATAAGAACAGCTGGCTTATCATCAAAATAATAGTCTAGATTCAGTTTCTCTATAATCGAAACCTTGTCCTCGTCCTGCATCCCATAATAAAATCGATCCTTGCGTACAGGAAACTTCTGATCGATCATCCACTTCATCGTACGCTCGCCATGCTCTTCCCGTCTTGCAGTAATATAATAAATTTCATGCCCTTCTCGATCCAGCCTTTGCAGTGCTTCCACTGCATCAGGGTAGGGCGGACATGTAGTATAATAGATTTCCTCTAATGAACTCTTCCACATCTCACTGCCTTGTTCCGCCGTCATGCCGAAGAGCTCGTGAATCTGCACCTTATCTAAGGCATGAAACTGTTCTAGCTCTACATTCTGATTTAGCTTTTTGTTATAGATATGAAAAGCGTGTTCTCTTAAATTGATTAATGTGTCATCAATGTCAAATCCGAACTTCAACTTGCAATCCCCCCACCGACATCATTATGCTTAGTCATTGGGACAAACACTCTCTTCCTTCAAGTGTCCAGAACGATAAATCTTTGTCTTCAAATATTTCTCATTAAACACCGATTTATCACCCCATAATGGCACTCTTCCAGATAGGGTTAGACCCGCCTGCTTCAGCGCCTCTAGCTTCTTAGGATTATTAGTCATCAGCGTAACAGGCTTCGTACGAAGCTTCCGTAGCACATTAAGCGCATCCTTGTAATTTCTTGAATCGTCAACAAATCCGAGCTTTTCATTGGCTTCCACTGTATCGTAGCCATTCTCTTGGAGCACATAAGCCATCGCCTTACTGAACAGTCCTATGCCACGACCTTCATGGTTCGCCAGATAGAATAGCGCCCCTGTCCCGTGCTCAACAATATTTTCCATAGACTGCTTTAACTGATAGCCACAATCGCATCTCTTGCTACCGAATATATCACCCGTGTGGCAGATTGAATGCATACGGATTAGCGCTTCATCGGCATCTGCGAAATCTCCATATACAAGCACGCTAGACTGCTGGTATTCCGCTAAATTCGCAGAAGACAGCTGATCGATGATTTCTTGGAAATTGTCAGTGGCATGGCACATACTAAGCCAGCAATACCATTGAAAGTCGACCGTCTTCCCATGTAGATTGACGGGTAATCGGATGGGTCCAACTAAATAAGTGGCGCCTTCTTCCGTCTCAATGAGTTGAATTTTGTCCTTGAGAATCTCGAGCGCCTTAGGTTCCAATGATGTTTGCAATACAAGATCAGTCCTTTAATTAAGATAGTTGAACTTCATTCCATATCGTATGCCTTTTACTTGCATATTTCCCTTCGAATAACGGGAGCAACTTCAGTAGCCAGCAGCTCTATGCTCTTCGCAACTTTGTCGAAGGGTAGCCCACCAATATCAAGTTGCAACATACAACGCTGATGCCCAAACAACTCATATTGACGCAAGATCTTCTCAATGATCTGCTGAGGGCTACCTACAAATAATGCTGTATCTGGGCCAGCCATCTGCTCAAACTCTGCACGAGAAATATGTACATCCCCATGACCAAGCTGTCCACTTACATATTTGCGATAATTCGAATAGTACGTATAATATTCCTCTTTGGCTTGCTCTTTAGTGGTAGCGATGTAACCATGCCCTGTTATACCCACCTTCAGATTCGATGCACTGTGACCTAATGAGATTCCCGTTGCACGGTACGTATCAACAAGCGGCTTGAAGCTGGCTGGATCGCCACCTAGAATGGCTAGTACCATACCCGTACCCAATCTTCCTGCTCGTTCAGCACTTTCAAGTCTGCCGCCTACACCTGTCCAGATCGGGATTTGCTTCTGTATCGGTCGCGGAGCAATTTCTGCCTCATGGAGCGGAGGTCGGAATTGGCCTTGCCACGATATTCTTTCATTCTGATTGAGCAGCTGAAATAGCTCAATATTTTCATTGAACAGTTCATCATAATCACTAATGCTGTACCCATAGAGATCGAAGGACTCTAAGAAAGCTCCGCGACCAGCAATGATTTCAACACGTCCGTTCGACAACAAATCCAATGTTGCGTATTCCTCGAACAAACGCACAGGATCTACCGTACTAAGCACCGTTGTCGCACTCGTTAGTTTAATTCTCTTTGTGGCTTGAGCAACAGATGCTAAAAATACAGCTGTCGCCGACACCGCGTAATCCAAGCGATGATGCTCACCTATTCCGAAGATGTCCAACCCTGCCTCATCAGCTAGCTTCGACGCTTCAATAATCTCTTGGAGTCGTTGTTGTGCAGGGATTAAACGACCCGTTACCGGATGAGGTGTAATATCCCCCAGCGTGTAAACCCCTATTTCAAAGCCTGCTTGTTGCTCTGGCATGTCTTCACTCACTGTAGGCCCCTCCAATCATATCCTTATAATGCCCATTTCCACAATATTATGCTGCATCGATCCCACTCTACTAGCTCATCTATTATAACTAAATTATAAGTATAATCGCTAGAGTCAGCATCATAGATACGAAGGAAGACAGCAAATAACCTTG is from Candidatus Cohnella colombiensis and encodes:
- a CDS encoding GTP cyclohydrolase II, which produces MQTSLEPKALEILKDKIQLIETEEGATYLVGPIRLPVNLHGKTVDFQWYCWLSMCHATDNFQEIIDQLSSANLAEYQQSSVLVYGDFADADEALIRMHSICHTGDIFGSKRCDCGYQLKQSMENIVEHGTGALFYLANHEGRGIGLFSKAMAYVLQENGYDTVEANEKLGFVDDSRNYKDALNVLRKLRTKPVTLMTNNPKKLEALKQAGLTLSGRVPLWGDKSVFNEKYLKTKIYRSGHLKEESVCPND
- a CDS encoding S-layer homology domain-containing protein, producing the protein MKGTLVRVATATVAIISAAIISYQTVSADRKLPFNDISTSYARNEIIDLYNRGIITGTSLTTYSPVDSITRAEFITLLDRLLSLEPVISPVTPYTDLAQSAWYYGWIQAAVQLQLASGTSATTFAPLKAVTRQEAAVFIVRALKQAASVASTHSTFKDGSQIANWANAAVTVVNKLGLMKGDGTGNFRPSDPITRQEAAMLIYRVVHTDSWPTEMVEESQERIVLGWQYGQTVAEFESNIQQSNVNTLSPRWYFVGGTGSVSDSTDLSLVTWAKKNDKRIWAMVGNRSDQEATHQLLSNTTASHVAINQLLAIVNKYGLDGLNIDFENVEPKDRDNLTTFISILAEKLHAVDAILSIDVSPDLGTDWTDAFDYTALGRRVDYIVMMGYDEHYGGSVSAGPNASLPYVQRAIDKLQAHVSSDKVILAMPFYNRDWTLKVDGTASSSMYISLPEQNGRIKTYSLKPVWNASLGQYVASYTEQSMKHTIWFEDGRSLIAKYRLAVKERLGGVAYWYIGGESVDVWSSMRNAERFNDYSF
- a CDS encoding LLM class flavin-dependent oxidoreductase, encoding MPEQQAGFEIGVYTLGDITPHPVTGRLIPAQQRLQEIIEASKLADEAGLDIFGIGEHHRLDYAVSATAVFLASVAQATKRIKLTSATTVLSTVDPVRLFEEYATLDLLSNGRVEIIAGRGAFLESFDLYGYSISDYDELFNENIELFQLLNQNERISWQGQFRPPLHEAEIAPRPIQKQIPIWTGVGGRLESAERAGRLGTGMVLAILGGDPASFKPLVDTYRATGISLGHSASNLKVGITGHGYIATTKEQAKEEYYTYYSNYRKYVSGQLGHGDVHISRAEFEQMAGPDTALFVGSPQQIIEKILRQYELFGHQRCMLQLDIGGLPFDKVAKSIELLATEVAPVIRREICK
- a CDS encoding HAD family acid phosphatase; translation: MKFGFDIDDTLINLREHAFHIYNKKLNQNVELEQFHALDKVQIHELFGMTAEQGSEMWKSSLEEIYYTTCPPYPDAVEALQRLDREGHEIYYITARREEHGERTMKWMIDQKFPVRKDRFYYGMQDEDKVSIIEKLNLDYYFDDKPAVLMTLGHLPIQLYAKSQSYNRHLELPCITSWSQLFDEIMHKKRIEPADRDATE